In Salisediminibacterium beveridgei, one DNA window encodes the following:
- a CDS encoding glycosyltransferase produces MIFLMIWTLLVIQVWVLFNGNLLSILKVTKSLPAKGKTDQPLISVMVPMRNEERHAEGCIQTLKGLDYDALQFIIIDDGSEDRTASLLDKAIDYDPRFTVIQGSELPENWVGKVHACYQLSTNAQGDYYLFLDADVRVHPSLIHETLEQMKPDVGIISGFPHYPLKGVLGHLLVPLQHVIVYLHLPVMFANFTTWPAATAAHGAFMFFRKKAYEDAGGHQAVKNSLVEDVHITRKIKASGWKGLLVNPSRLISCYMYESNREVWEGFSKNIYPGIGRNPFIAVMLSAFYLTFFTAPLGIAIYGAFLGNWLFIVPLLLVISIKITIDLMNKQKWWLGLFMPVSMLLLVILLIYSMYLSFAGKGFTWKGRTYS; encoded by the coding sequence GTGATCTTCCTGATGATATGGACCCTGTTAGTCATTCAAGTCTGGGTCTTGTTTAACGGCAATCTCCTCTCAATTCTTAAGGTCACAAAATCCCTGCCCGCCAAGGGTAAAACCGATCAGCCCCTGATCAGTGTTATGGTACCGATGCGAAATGAAGAACGGCATGCAGAGGGGTGTATTCAAACATTAAAGGGCCTTGATTATGACGCACTTCAATTCATTATTATCGATGATGGATCAGAGGATCGTACAGCATCATTACTAGATAAAGCCATTGATTACGATCCCCGTTTCACGGTTATTCAGGGAAGTGAGTTACCTGAAAACTGGGTTGGAAAAGTTCACGCCTGTTATCAGCTTTCTACGAATGCTCAAGGAGATTACTACCTTTTTCTCGATGCAGATGTTCGAGTTCACCCTTCTTTGATTCATGAAACACTTGAACAGATGAAACCGGATGTGGGAATCATCAGCGGATTTCCCCATTATCCGCTGAAGGGTGTTTTAGGTCACCTGCTTGTACCTTTGCAGCATGTCATTGTTTATCTTCATTTGCCAGTGATGTTTGCAAACTTTACTACCTGGCCCGCTGCCACTGCTGCACATGGGGCCTTCATGTTTTTTCGGAAGAAGGCGTATGAAGATGCGGGCGGGCATCAGGCCGTCAAAAATTCACTGGTAGAAGATGTACATATTACCCGAAAGATAAAAGCAAGTGGTTGGAAAGGACTCCTCGTTAATCCTAGCCGCCTCATTTCTTGTTATATGTATGAATCCAACCGGGAAGTGTGGGAAGGTTTTTCGAAAAATATTTATCCCGGAATAGGACGCAATCCATTCATAGCGGTGATGCTGTCTGCTTTCTATTTGACATTCTTCACTGCACCTTTGGGAATTGCCATTTACGGAGCCTTTTTGGGCAATTGGCTCTTTATTGTTCCACTTCTGCTTGTGATTTCAATTAAAATAACCATCGATCTGATGAATAAGCAGAAATGGTGGCTTGGTTTATTTATGCCGGTGTCCATGCTGTTATTGGTCATCCTGCTCATTTATTCTATGTATCTTTCGTTCGCAGGAAAAGGCTTCACTTGGAAGGGGAGAACCTATTCATGA
- a CDS encoding lysophospholipid acyltransferase family protein has translation MRLLKKSFHSIQLTRSSLHPDDIPAGAMVIINHSSWWDPLVLFYLNEVWLKKDGLAMMSIEGLERFPFFRKLGAYSINSTDRREIITSLQYTLNQMDQDCNIFIFPQGEETHLESRPLQFRSGTAFLNSKRPDIPVVPVSFYHQLLHYQLPEWFIHIGEPVDLSKVTDKQEKTAVLENRMTEQLECLKDLVIHDEQNQFVSLLKGRPGIGESLEAVKRALRRSIE, from the coding sequence TTGAGACTCTTAAAAAAATCCTTTCATTCCATTCAATTGACCCGGTCATCTCTCCATCCGGATGATATCCCAGCTGGTGCGATGGTCATTATCAATCATTCGTCCTGGTGGGATCCGCTGGTGTTATTTTACCTGAACGAAGTCTGGCTCAAAAAAGACGGCTTGGCCATGATGAGTATAGAAGGTTTAGAACGGTTTCCCTTTTTTCGAAAACTGGGTGCGTATTCCATCAATTCAACTGATCGAAGGGAAATCATAACGTCCCTTCAATATACCTTAAATCAAATGGATCAGGATTGTAACATATTTATTTTTCCGCAGGGCGAAGAAACCCACTTGGAATCACGGCCTCTTCAATTTCGATCGGGTACAGCATTTTTGAACAGTAAACGTCCTGACATTCCGGTGGTTCCTGTTAGCTTCTACCACCAATTGCTTCATTATCAGCTTCCGGAGTGGTTCATCCATATCGGCGAACCGGTGGATCTTTCTAAAGTCACAGACAAACAAGAAAAAACGGCAGTTTTAGAAAATCGAATGACTGAACAGCTTGAATGTCTGAAAGATCTGGTGATTCATGATGAACAAAATCAATTCGTCTCGCTTCTTAAAGGAAGACCCGGTATTGGAGAATCACTGGAAGCTGTTAAACGTGCATTAAGGAGGTCGATTGAGTGA
- a CDS encoding carotenoid biosynthesis protein, whose protein sequence is MKHTFDSRVFLFFIIWYSIGVVLLTFDLVPPWLEWANVVFLITSGLIAMLYFYRSHAMIPGIITISMIFIFSMTIESIGVHTGLFFGEYSYMMDFGPKIAGVPITIGFAWVMVLATSHVLAAPVTKKIPRLKGLAYAIYGAIIATSLDLIIDPVAYEVKQYWVWHESGFYYNIPFSNFLGWFILSFVLHLILYIFFHRSRGWTNIRSPFWEFRMVLLYGMMMLLFMIVALVNGLILAVVLSLTLTVLYTGIYLILKGKTS, encoded by the coding sequence ATGAAACATACATTTGATTCGCGCGTTTTTCTCTTTTTTATTATCTGGTACAGTATTGGTGTAGTGCTGTTAACGTTTGACCTGGTTCCTCCATGGCTTGAGTGGGCAAACGTTGTTTTTCTGATTACATCAGGACTGATAGCGATGCTCTATTTCTACCGCAGTCATGCAATGATTCCTGGAATCATTACAATCTCTATGATTTTTATTTTCTCAATGACCATTGAAAGTATTGGAGTTCATACAGGGCTTTTCTTTGGTGAGTATTCGTACATGATGGATTTCGGGCCAAAAATAGCCGGTGTTCCAATAACGATTGGATTCGCATGGGTTATGGTACTCGCAACGTCTCATGTATTGGCTGCGCCTGTGACAAAAAAAATTCCCCGGTTGAAGGGGCTCGCATATGCTATTTACGGTGCAATCATCGCTACATCTCTCGATCTGATCATCGACCCTGTTGCTTATGAAGTAAAACAATATTGGGTATGGCATGAAAGCGGCTTCTACTATAATATCCCCTTTTCCAATTTTCTCGGATGGTTTATCCTGTCGTTTGTGCTCCACCTGATATTATACATATTCTTCCACAGAAGTCGCGGCTGGACCAATATACGCTCCCCGTTTTGGGAATTCCGTATGGTACTTCTCTATGGGATGATGATGCTGTTGTTTATGATAGTAGCACTGGTTAACGGCTTGATTCTCGCTGTTGTTTTATCTCTCACTTTGACTGTTTTATATACAGGCATCTATTTAATCCTGAAAGGAAAGACGTCATGA
- a CDS encoding SDR family NAD(P)-dependent oxidoreductase — translation MNQQHIVVTGGAQGIGKSIARGFINEGYLVTIIDKQPMPSWVDDLKGLHYIQENLAFRDSLKSIIDQLDVVQSNPVTCFIHNAGLAQFTSLNSLTMDEWDEVMNTNVRSAVFLSRYLSQVMPEGSSIILIASTRAMMSEPDSEAYAASKGALRSLTHALAASLQEKKITVNSISPGWIHTGETSELRKKDHDQHFSKRVGHTEDVTRACLFLSDPLNQFINGEDLVIDGGMTRKMIYGH, via the coding sequence ATGAATCAACAGCATATAGTAGTTACCGGGGGGGCTCAGGGAATTGGAAAAAGCATAGCGAGGGGTTTTATAAATGAGGGCTACCTGGTTACAATAATTGATAAACAACCCATGCCTTCATGGGTGGATGATCTTAAGGGGCTTCACTATATTCAAGAAAACCTAGCATTCAGGGATAGTCTGAAGTCGATCATTGATCAGCTTGATGTCGTCCAGAGTAATCCAGTGACCTGCTTTATTCATAATGCTGGACTGGCACAATTCACTTCACTAAACTCGTTAACTATGGATGAGTGGGATGAAGTGATGAATACGAATGTCAGGTCAGCTGTATTTTTATCGAGATACCTGAGTCAGGTCATGCCTGAAGGAAGCAGTATCATTTTAATTGCGTCTACAAGAGCGATGATGTCTGAACCAGACAGCGAAGCTTATGCAGCGTCAAAGGGTGCACTGCGTTCCCTGACCCATGCCTTGGCTGCAAGTCTTCAGGAGAAGAAAATCACAGTAAACTCCATCAGTCCCGGATGGATTCATACAGGGGAAACCTCTGAATTAAGAAAAAAAGACCACGATCAGCATTTCTCCAAGCGTGTCGGACATACAGAGGATGTCACCAGAGCCTGCCTGTTTCTCTCTGACCCATTAAACCAATTTATCAACGGGGAAGATCTGGTCATCGATGGTGGCATGACGCGGAAAATGATTTATGGACACTAA
- a CDS encoding Cof-type HAD-IIB family hydrolase — protein MENIWLIASDMDGTLLKDGWSISKENISAIRHAQNKGIQFIVATGRDYFEASGPLKQAGLSLPAVCVNGADVRGINGEILHRQGIDSNLLKPVRKALENEGMYYEVYTSDGAFTNNREDGLKLVVDLLMSSGEFSSHADAAKLAEMRFDNGSIRMVKSYDELTGTGGPDILKLLAFSKDETSRERVKEQLAFLDVAVSASAKDNIEITHRNATKGNGVKFFAASLGIEPDQIMAIGDNLNDLSMFDAAGLGVAMGNASEAVKKVSDIETLTNDKHGVAHMINLTLAQKTDV, from the coding sequence ATGGAAAATATATGGTTAATTGCATCCGATATGGATGGCACATTATTGAAAGACGGCTGGTCGATATCTAAAGAAAATATCTCAGCCATCAGGCATGCACAAAACAAAGGGATTCAGTTTATTGTTGCAACCGGAAGAGATTATTTCGAAGCTTCTGGTCCTTTGAAACAAGCAGGACTTTCATTGCCTGCAGTTTGTGTGAATGGCGCTGATGTAAGAGGAATAAACGGCGAAATTTTGCATCGGCAAGGAATTGACTCAAACCTCTTGAAGCCGGTTCGTAAGGCGCTTGAGAATGAAGGAATGTATTATGAAGTGTATACAAGTGACGGAGCTTTCACCAACAATAGAGAAGATGGCTTAAAACTCGTTGTAGACCTGCTGATGTCATCAGGAGAATTTTCGTCGCATGCCGATGCTGCAAAGCTTGCAGAAATGCGTTTTGATAACGGCTCGATCAGAATGGTGAAGAGTTATGATGAATTGACAGGAACTGGAGGTCCTGATATTTTAAAACTTCTGGCATTTTCAAAAGACGAGACCTCAAGAGAAAGAGTGAAAGAACAGCTTGCATTTCTTGACGTAGCTGTCAGTGCTTCCGCAAAGGATAATATTGAAATCACGCATCGGAACGCTACCAAGGGGAACGGTGTGAAATTCTTTGCGGCATCTTTAGGAATCGAACCAGATCAAATCATGGCGATCGGTGATAATTTGAATGATTTATCGATGTTTGATGCTGCAGGATTGGGTGTTGCGATGGGCAACGCTAGTGAAGCGGTCAAAAAAGTCAGTGATATTGAAACGTTAACAAATGATAAACATGGTGTGGCTCACATGATAAACTTAACTCTCGCTCAAAAAACGGATGTTTAA
- a CDS encoding PTS sugar transporter subunit IIA, with the protein MLKKLFGKAKKEPVQMPAADGKDILTAYANGEVVSLSEVPDPTFSEKMMGDGIAIKPDEGAIYAPVHAEVIQMSDSMKHAVGLKTVNGVEILIHIGLETVAMKGEGFKQLVKEGENVAKGEKLIEFDLDLVNEKAESTITPLVITNADDSVSSMEKHEGQQGVSGETVILEITAK; encoded by the coding sequence ATGCTGAAAAAATTATTTGGAAAAGCAAAGAAAGAACCCGTTCAAATGCCTGCAGCAGATGGAAAGGACATATTGACTGCTTATGCCAATGGTGAAGTGGTTTCATTGTCTGAAGTACCCGATCCGACATTCTCCGAAAAAATGATGGGAGACGGAATTGCGATTAAACCTGATGAAGGTGCCATTTATGCGCCAGTCCATGCTGAAGTAATTCAAATGTCCGACAGTATGAAGCATGCTGTAGGACTGAAAACGGTAAATGGAGTTGAAATTTTAATTCACATTGGTCTTGAAACGGTAGCGATGAAAGGTGAAGGATTCAAACAACTTGTTAAAGAAGGAGAAAATGTCGCTAAAGGAGAAAAATTGATCGAATTTGACCTTGACCTCGTCAACGAAAAAGCAGAGAGTACAATTACGCCACTTGTCATTACAAACGCAGACGACTCTGTATCTTCTATGGAAAAACATGAAGGTCAGCAAGGTGTCTCAGGCGAAACCGTGATTCTTGAAATTACAGCAAAATAA
- the uppP gene encoding undecaprenyl-diphosphatase UppP, producing the protein MTLFEAIVFGIIQGLTEFLPVSSTAHIVITQFVFGYTFPGLSFEIFLHLASVLAVIIYFWKDLWNVIRGFFLYIVKQQAEDRAQFYFGIYILIATFITGILGMLMTGLIADSMKTPPMIAGALFVTGFALIFIERFHKYGTRTVASMNAKDAVIVGLGQTLAVIPGISRSGATLVTSLLAGLDRETAVRYSFLLAIPVILGSTVLAINDFSMGIVDHIGGINLIVSFIVTFIFSVIGIIWLISFLKKSRLIYFALYCFIVGTLVFIFIDPSTIMDVE; encoded by the coding sequence GTGACACTTTTTGAAGCAATCGTATTCGGAATCATTCAGGGCTTAACTGAATTTTTACCTGTCTCAAGCACAGCACATATCGTCATTACACAGTTTGTATTTGGCTACACTTTTCCTGGTTTGTCTTTTGAAATCTTTTTACATCTGGCTTCTGTATTAGCTGTTATCATCTATTTTTGGAAAGATCTCTGGAATGTCATTCGTGGTTTTTTTCTGTATATTGTAAAACAACAAGCGGAAGATCGTGCTCAGTTTTATTTTGGTATATACATACTCATTGCAACCTTCATCACAGGAATTCTCGGTATGCTTATGACCGGCCTCATAGCAGATTCAATGAAGACACCACCGATGATCGCGGGTGCGCTTTTCGTTACCGGGTTTGCCTTGATTTTTATCGAACGGTTTCATAAATATGGCACTCGGACTGTTGCCAGTATGAATGCCAAAGATGCGGTCATTGTAGGTCTCGGACAGACACTTGCAGTTATTCCAGGAATCTCCAGATCCGGTGCTACACTTGTTACTTCGCTGTTGGCCGGCTTGGATCGGGAGACCGCTGTACGTTATTCTTTTTTGTTGGCTATTCCTGTCATTCTTGGATCCACTGTTCTTGCAATCAATGATTTCAGTATGGGCATCGTTGATCATATCGGAGGCATAAATTTGATTGTGTCATTTATTGTGACTTTTATTTTCTCTGTGATCGGCATCATTTGGTTGATCAGCTTCCTTAAAAAAAGCCGACTCATTTATTTTGCATTGTATTGCTTTATTGTCGGAACTTTAGTGTTTATCTTTATTGACCCATCAACGATAATGGATGTCGAATGA
- a CDS encoding peroxiredoxin family protein: MNIKSLLSGVILSLAIFTGGFVIWDMFQEEGSNNDALESYLDQDGIEQEPVSDSDLADESSGEIKDETGISPGYIAPEFELTNLNGETVNIKDFQGQFVILNMWASWCGPCRKKLPDYAEFHETYKDEDVVVIGVNMTSTEHSIEAVETMVSDFELPFEIVLDEDGSVRQDYEILVTPTTYMIDPEGHIAVRRQGYFDYESLENYYKQIVREYDPT; the protein is encoded by the coding sequence ATGAATATAAAATCACTTCTGTCTGGTGTCATCTTATCATTGGCTATCTTCACGGGTGGATTTGTTATTTGGGATATGTTTCAAGAAGAGGGTTCCAATAATGATGCACTGGAATCTTATTTGGATCAGGATGGAATCGAACAGGAACCTGTTTCAGATTCGGATCTGGCAGACGAATCTTCCGGTGAAATCAAGGATGAAACAGGGATTTCACCAGGCTATATTGCTCCGGAGTTTGAATTAACGAATTTAAACGGTGAAACAGTAAATATTAAGGATTTCCAAGGGCAATTCGTTATCCTGAATATGTGGGCTTCTTGGTGTGGTCCGTGCAGAAAAAAGCTTCCTGATTATGCTGAATTTCATGAGACGTATAAAGACGAAGATGTCGTAGTTATCGGAGTCAATATGACCTCCACTGAACACAGCATTGAAGCGGTGGAAACGATGGTTTCTGATTTTGAATTACCATTCGAAATTGTCTTGGATGAAGATGGTTCAGTTCGTCAGGATTATGAAATACTGGTTACACCAACCACGTATATGATTGATCCGGAGGGACATATTGCCGTAAGACGTCAGGGTTATTTTGATTATGAATCATTGGAAAATTATTATAAACAAATTGTACGGGAATATGATCCGACTTGA
- a CDS encoding aldo/keto reductase, with the protein MKRNQLGSSSLFVSEIGFGTMSLSEDQNHNERILHEALDKGVNFFDTADLYQFGMNEVSVGKALAPYRNNVLIASKGGNDWHSQEGSWRWRPEKAYLKEAVKSSLKRLNTDYLDLYQLHGGTIDDPFDEVVEAFQEMKQEGLIRAWGISSIRPNVIRKFAEQTDIDSVMMQYSLLDRRPEEWFDLFKNNQISVIARGPLAKGLLADSWEKRDLQKGYLDYTESELADVLPRIEEEAGKLNMKMQHLGLRYAIEQPEVATAVPGASSSEQVHDNCDAANQASLTSKQIGALRLITKEGRYENHR; encoded by the coding sequence ATGAAACGAAACCAGCTTGGTTCTTCATCACTGTTTGTGTCAGAGATCGGCTTTGGAACAATGTCTTTGAGCGAGGACCAGAATCACAACGAAAGAATTCTGCACGAAGCATTGGATAAAGGCGTTAATTTTTTCGACACCGCAGATTTATATCAATTCGGTATGAACGAAGTATCAGTCGGAAAAGCACTCGCTCCCTACCGAAACAACGTATTAATTGCATCAAAGGGAGGGAACGACTGGCATAGTCAAGAAGGCTCCTGGAGATGGCGCCCGGAAAAAGCATACTTGAAAGAAGCGGTGAAATCTTCTTTAAAGCGCCTGAACACTGACTATTTGGACCTTTATCAACTTCATGGCGGAACCATTGATGATCCCTTCGACGAAGTAGTTGAAGCATTTCAGGAAATGAAACAGGAAGGATTAATCCGGGCTTGGGGCATCTCATCGATCCGTCCGAACGTCATTCGGAAATTTGCGGAACAAACGGACATCGACAGTGTCATGATGCAATACAGTTTACTGGACAGGCGGCCTGAAGAATGGTTCGATCTTTTCAAAAATAATCAGATCTCTGTTATCGCCCGTGGTCCGCTCGCAAAGGGATTGCTAGCTGATTCCTGGGAAAAGCGAGATCTTCAAAAAGGGTATCTGGATTACACTGAAAGTGAATTGGCAGACGTATTACCGCGAATCGAAGAAGAAGCAGGAAAACTAAATATGAAGATGCAGCACCTTGGACTACGTTATGCGATTGAACAGCCTGAAGTGGCTACTGCAGTACCCGGAGCGAGCAGCAGCGAGCAGGTTCATGACAATTGTGATGCGGCAAACCAAGCATCACTGACATCAAAACAAATCGGCGCATTACGATTAATTACTAAAGAAGGACGATACGAAAATCATCGATAA
- a CDS encoding NUDIX hydrolase: protein MKKQFEEKTISRKPVFKGHVIEVEVQEVELPNGNHSQRELVHHNGAVAIVAFTPDNELVLVRQYRKALEKAIAEIPAGKLEPGEDPLESAKRELAEETGITAKKWSKLISFYTSPGFANELVHIFLAEELVQGEAYPDDDEFVTRLDVSLDEAQSMIINEDIHDAKTAYAVQYMAIKQGEE, encoded by the coding sequence ATGAAAAAACAATTTGAAGAAAAAACAATATCGAGAAAACCTGTATTCAAGGGGCATGTCATAGAGGTAGAAGTCCAGGAGGTGGAATTGCCGAATGGCAACCATTCTCAACGTGAACTGGTTCATCACAATGGTGCAGTGGCAATTGTCGCATTTACCCCCGACAATGAACTTGTTCTCGTGCGACAATACAGAAAAGCTTTGGAGAAAGCGATTGCCGAAATTCCTGCGGGGAAACTTGAACCGGGTGAAGATCCGTTGGAGTCTGCAAAGCGGGAATTGGCAGAAGAAACAGGAATTACAGCAAAGAAATGGTCAAAATTAATTTCATTTTATACCAGCCCTGGATTCGCGAATGAACTGGTACATATCTTCCTGGCTGAAGAATTAGTTCAAGGAGAAGCATACCCCGACGATGATGAATTCGTGACCCGGCTGGATGTATCGTTAGATGAAGCGCAAAGTATGATCATAAACGAGGACATTCATGATGCAAAAACAGCCTATGCGGTTCAATATATGGCCATTAAACAGGGTGAAGAATAA
- the fur gene encoding ferric iron uptake transcriptional regulator gives MEQRIERIKKQLHSQSYKLTPQREATVRVLLENEDDHLSAEDVYMLVKEKYPEIGLATVYRTLELLTELKIVDKINFGDGVSRYDLRQEGANHFHHHLVCIECGAVDEIQEDLLDDVEKIVETRWKFKIKDHRLTFHGICHRCQ, from the coding sequence ATGGAACAGCGAATCGAACGGATAAAAAAGCAGCTCCATTCACAAAGCTACAAATTAACCCCGCAACGGGAAGCGACAGTTCGCGTTCTGCTCGAAAATGAGGATGACCATTTGAGTGCTGAAGATGTCTATATGCTCGTCAAAGAAAAATATCCGGAAATCGGCTTGGCTACAGTTTACCGGACACTTGAATTATTGACTGAGCTTAAAATAGTTGACAAAATTAATTTCGGTGATGGTGTATCCCGTTATGACCTCAGACAAGAAGGTGCAAACCACTTTCATCACCATCTTGTTTGTATTGAATGTGGTGCGGTGGATGAAATTCAGGAGGATCTCCTCGACGACGTAGAAAAAATAGTTGAAACAAGGTGGAAATTCAAAATCAAAGATCACAGGCTTACGTTCCATGGCATTTGTCACCGTTGTCAATAA
- the xerD gene encoding site-specific tyrosine recombinase XerD, whose product MDHEIDAFTEYLSVEKGLARQSIEAYARDLSTYVNYLQIEAGFSDWSQVNKAHVMSYLQHLMDADKASSTVSRSLSALKSFHQFLVMEGYVTTNPARQIERPRQAGILPKTLSMSEVEALFCAADGERPIDIRTTAMLELLYSTGMRVSELVELKLSDLNLDMGFVHCTGKGNKERIIPMGEFATVSIKNYLDHGRSQLIRNERHELLFVNHHGRKMSRQGFWKLIRTVAQKAGILKELSPHTLRHSFATHLLDNGADLRSVQEMLGHSDISTTQIYTHISQNRMRDVYKKHHPRA is encoded by the coding sequence ATGGATCATGAAATTGATGCGTTCACGGAATATCTTTCAGTCGAAAAAGGGTTGGCTCGTCAGTCCATTGAGGCTTATGCAAGAGACTTGTCTACTTATGTGAATTACCTTCAAATCGAAGCGGGATTTTCTGACTGGTCTCAAGTAAATAAGGCTCATGTTATGAGTTATCTTCAACATTTAATGGATGCTGATAAAGCTTCCAGCACGGTATCGCGATCACTGTCAGCTTTAAAATCATTCCACCAGTTTCTCGTAATGGAGGGGTATGTAACAACAAATCCTGCCCGTCAAATTGAACGACCAAGACAGGCAGGGATACTTCCGAAGACATTAAGTATGAGTGAAGTGGAAGCGCTCTTTTGTGCAGCTGATGGTGAACGTCCGATTGACATCAGAACGACCGCGATGCTCGAGTTGCTTTATTCAACAGGCATGCGGGTTTCTGAACTGGTGGAACTTAAGCTATCTGATCTGAATCTGGATATGGGGTTTGTTCATTGCACTGGTAAAGGAAATAAAGAACGTATTATTCCGATGGGAGAATTCGCTACGGTCAGTATTAAGAATTATCTCGATCACGGCAGATCGCAACTCATACGGAATGAACGTCACGAGCTTCTTTTTGTAAACCACCACGGCAGAAAAATGAGCAGACAAGGATTTTGGAAGCTTATTCGCACTGTTGCTCAAAAAGCGGGAATACTCAAGGAACTCAGTCCTCATACGCTCAGGCATTCATTTGCTACGCATTTACTTGATAATGGCGCTGATCTTCGCTCTGTCCAGGAAATGCTCGGTCATTCGGACATCTCGACAACACAAATTTACACACATATTTCTCAAAACAGAATGCGGGATGTATACAAAAAACACCACCCAAGAGCATAA
- the deoB gene encoding phosphopentomutase, with translation MNQFEFNRIFLIVMDSVGIGEAPDAAEFGDMGADTLGHIAEEMNGLKMPVMDSLGLTKIKSYQGGQDVERPLGSYGVMQEKSVGKDTMTGHWEIMGLFIDAPFRTFPDGFPPELIQEIESRTGRKVVANKPASGTEILVEYGDHHVKTGDLIVYTSADSVLQIAAHEDIISPEELYEICEMARELTLDEKYMVGRVIARPFTGKDGEWERTPNRHDYALKPFGRTVMNELKDAGLDSVAIGKISDIYDGEGITKSLRTQDNMDGMDKLSQSVDMTFTGLSFLNLVDFDAKYGHRRDPIGYGKALEAYDQRLPEVLDKLKDNDLLLITADHGNDPVHSGTDHTREFVPLIAYSKKLDHSVNLGTRMTFADIGATVADNFNVKMPDYGTSFLYDLLKEKSK, from the coding sequence ATGAATCAATTTGAGTTTAACAGAATATTTTTGATTGTAATGGATTCGGTGGGCATCGGTGAAGCTCCAGATGCTGCAGAATTTGGTGATATGGGTGCAGATACCCTGGGTCACATTGCAGAAGAAATGAATGGCTTAAAAATGCCAGTGATGGATTCACTTGGCTTAACGAAAATCAAATCGTATCAGGGTGGGCAGGACGTGGAACGGCCTTTGGGCAGTTATGGTGTTATGCAGGAAAAGTCAGTAGGGAAGGATACAATGACAGGACATTGGGAAATTATGGGTCTTTTTATTGATGCACCTTTTCGCACATTTCCAGATGGATTCCCACCGGAACTTATCCAGGAAATTGAGTCGCGAACCGGACGGAAAGTAGTTGCAAACAAACCAGCTTCGGGAACTGAAATTCTCGTGGAGTACGGGGACCATCATGTGAAAACAGGAGATTTGATCGTATATACATCAGCTGATTCTGTCTTACAGATTGCTGCACATGAAGACATCATTTCCCCTGAAGAATTGTATGAAATTTGCGAGATGGCAAGGGAATTAACGTTGGATGAAAAATATATGGTAGGTCGTGTAATTGCACGTCCGTTCACCGGAAAAGATGGCGAATGGGAGCGTACACCGAATCGTCATGATTATGCATTGAAGCCATTTGGAAGAACCGTGATGAATGAATTGAAAGATGCAGGTTTGGATTCTGTTGCCATTGGCAAAATTTCTGACATTTACGATGGTGAGGGGATTACCAAATCATTGCGTACACAGGATAATATGGATGGCATGGATAAGTTAAGTCAATCAGTGGACATGACGTTTACTGGGTTAAGCTTTTTGAATCTCGTGGATTTTGATGCGAAATACGGACACCGCAGAGATCCAATTGGTTATGGTAAAGCATTGGAAGCTTACGATCAGCGATTGCCAGAAGTACTGGATAAACTGAAAGACAATGATTTGCTTCTGATAACAGCAGATCACGGAAATGATCCTGTACATTCAGGTACGGATCACACAAGAGAATTTGTTCCGCTCATTGCATACAGCAAAAAGCTGGATCATTCCGTAAACTTGGGAACCCGCATGACTTTTGCAGATATCGGAGCAACGGTGGCAGATAATTTTAACGTGAAGATGCCTGATTATGGCACAAGTTTTCTTTATGACTTATTGAAGGAGAAATCAAAATAA